In Methanobrevibacter sp., one genomic interval encodes:
- a CDS encoding HEAT repeat domain-containing protein, with protein sequence MDDGVILTQLRDITKQRMSWGVKIDDVASILGEDYSSKVKAKALWLLGEMGLKHTDEISDYVADIASYMDSSDSKLRERSANALGRIGRGDVSLVADYIENLMELRFDIDENVRHAFIWACENIATNNPEMFCDNLDIFFDMISDSSDKVRIEAPEMFRVVGKTKPESVIPYLERLEEISQNDANRVVRIHSAGALKATRKALGEM encoded by the coding sequence ATGGACGATGGGGTTATTTTAACTCAACTGAGAGACATTACAAAGCAGAGAATGTCATGGGGTGTTAAAATTGATGATGTTGCATCAATACTTGGCGAAGACTATTCTTCTAAAGTCAAGGCAAAGGCGCTGTGGCTTCTGGGAGAGATGGGACTCAAGCACACTGATGAAATCTCAGATTATGTCGCAGATATTGCCTCATACATGGACAGTAGCGATTCAAAGCTTAGGGAAAGGTCGGCCAATGCTCTTGGAAGGATAGGCAGGGGCGATGTGAGCCTTGTAGCTGATTATATTGAAAATCTTATGGAGCTTCGCTTTGACATAGATGAAAACGTACGCCATGCATTCATCTGGGCCTGTGAAAACATCGCAACAAACAATCCCGAAATGTTCTGTGATAATCTTGACATATTTTTTGACATGATATCCGATTCAAGCGATAAAGTAAGGATTGAGGCGCCTGAAATGTTCAGGGTTGTTGGAAAAACCAAACCAGAATCTGTAATCCCATATCTTGAAAGGCTTGAGGAGATTTCACAAAATGACGCCAACCGTGTTGTCCGCATACACAGTGCAGGTGCTCTCAAGGCAACCCGAAAGGCACTTGGCGAAATGTGA
- a CDS encoding macro domain-containing protein: protein MKSSIEVKQTDIVELEADVIVNAANSSLASGGGVCGAIFRAAGFKKLEDACRKIGGCPTGSAVITPGFDLKADYIIHAVGPVWYGGSDSEAELLYSAYENSLKLAMENGCRSIGFPVISSGIYGYPKNEAWQIAIKACRDFIKDNPDYPISITFAVRSDESRLLGEKTIKEIL from the coding sequence ATGAAAAGCAGTATAGAAGTAAAACAGACTGATATAGTGGAACTTGAAGCTGACGTTATTGTAAATGCGGCAAACAGCTCTCTTGCAAGTGGAGGTGGCGTTTGCGGAGCAATATTTAGAGCTGCAGGTTTTAAAAAGCTTGAAGATGCATGCAGAAAAATCGGAGGATGCCCTACAGGTTCGGCGGTAATCACACCGGGCTTTGATTTGAAAGCGGATTACATCATCCATGCCGTAGGTCCTGTCTGGTATGGCGGAAGTGACAGTGAAGCTGAACTTCTCTACAGCGCATATGAAAATTCCCTGAAACTGGCAATGGAAAACGGATGCCGTTCAATAGGTTTTCCCGTGATTTCATCAGGAATTTACGGATATCCGAAAAATGAAGCATGGCAGATAGCCATTAAAGCCTGCAGGGATTTCATCAAAGACAACCCCGACTATCCGATAAGCATCACCTTTGCTGTGAGAAGCGATGAAAGCAGATTACTGGGTGAAAAGACAATCAAAGAGATTTTATGA
- a CDS encoding helix-turn-helix domain-containing protein produces the protein MKPKMNDEDLKKFSYVEVSDYRKRTVNVLKNGEVETPTRIAEESGIRRNHISKVLGELKKAGIAECINEEYRKGRLYRLTNLGEEIAKNLEESDR, from the coding sequence ATGAAACCTAAAATGAATGATGAGGACTTGAAGAAGTTTTCATATGTTGAAGTAAGCGACTACAGAAAAAGGACAGTCAATGTCCTGAAAAACGGGGAGGTTGAAACACCGACAAGGATTGCAGAGGAATCCGGAATAAGAAGAAACCATATCTCCAAGGTATTGGGTGAGCTTAAAAAGGCAGGAATTGCAGAATGCATCAATGAGGAATACCGAAAAGGTCGTCTTTACAGGCTTACAAATCTGGGAGAGGAAATAGCTAAAAATCTGGAAGAATCCGACAGGTGA
- a CDS encoding transcriptional regulator — MDDEVKYVRRSQYRLRVMRSLEGEVKMPSEIAVDAEIFQNHISNTLGQLRNHGLVECINPEVKRGRLYRLTPEGEKIIKSL; from the coding sequence ATGGATGATGAGGTAAAATACGTCAGAAGATCCCAGTACAGGCTGAGGGTGATGAGGTCTCTTGAAGGTGAGGTGAAGATGCCCTCTGAAATTGCCGTTGACGCTGAAATATTTCAAAACCACATCTCAAACACACTGGGGCAGTTAAGAAATCACGGACTTGTTGAGTGCATCAATCCCGAAGTCAAAAGGGGAAGGCTTTACCGTCTGACACCTGAGGGTGAGAAAATCATAAAATCTCTTTGA